From Anopheles coluzzii chromosome 3, AcolN3, whole genome shotgun sequence, the proteins below share one genomic window:
- the LOC120959305 gene encoding fibrinogen-like protein A: MQNHFNHMFSNHSWSINELMWNEIRMLVSKNDVPRSKIDSGDHPQAVTFRSCKENPSQLSGKYIIQSTEADEPFLGYCEQTAFAGGWLVFQHRYDGSVGFYRNWTEYRDGFGSIDGEFWLGLEQLHRLTSARVYELLVELKDFSGNYMYARYDEFAIGSEAQQYQLTKLGSYSGTAGDSLIYHKDAKFSTRDRDNDDNQGGNCASRCSGAWWYKNCADSNLNGVYMRENGAKAMSWYHYRLSRFGLAYSRLMIRERQQINKRNG, from the coding sequence ATGCAGAACCATTTCAATCACATGTTTTCGAATCATAGCTGGTCGATAAACGAACTGATGTGGAATGAGATTAGAATGCTTGTATCGAAAAACGATGTACCACGATCTAAGATCGATTCCGGTGACCATCCTCAAGCTGTAACGTTTCGATCGTGCAAGGAAAATCCATCGCAGCTGTCCGGCAAGTACATCATTCAGTCTACCGAAGCCGATGAACCGTTCCTGGGATATTGCGAACAGACTGCATTTGCAGGAGGTTGGTTGGTGTTTCAGCATCGTTACGATGGATCGGTCGGCTTTTACCGCAACTGGACCGAGTATCGGGACGGGTTTGGAAGCATTGATGGGGAGTTCTGGCTCGGGTTGGAGCAGTTGCACCGTTTGACGTCGGCACGAGTGTACGAGCTCTTGGTGGAGTTGAAAGATTTTTCTGGAAACTACATGTATGCACGTTACGATGAATTCGCGATCGGAAGTGAGGCGCAGCAATATCAGCTAACGAAGCTGGGATCGTACAGCGGTACGGCAGGAGACTCATTAATTTATCACAAAGACGCGAAGTTTTCGACGAGGGATCGAGACAACGATGACAATCAGGGGGGAAACTGTGCTTCCCGGTGCAGCGGAGCATGGTGGTACAAGAACTGTGCCGATTCCAACCTTAATGGCGTTTATATGAGAGAAAACGGAGCCAAAGCAATGAGCTGGTACCACTACAGATTATCTAGATTTGGTTTAGCTTACTCAAGACTGATGATTCGTGAAAGACAACAGATCAATAAAAGAAATGGATAA